In Phaseolus vulgaris cultivar G19833 chromosome 7, P. vulgaris v2.0, whole genome shotgun sequence, the genomic stretch atcgtaatttattatttaaattaataataactcGATACATCTTCTAATTTGCGTGTGATCACCACCCACAATTCTACTACAAGACAATTTTTCCATTCCGGCATCTCCTTCAGCCTACGTATCCAGATTCCCTCCATTCGCTTCACACACAAAACACAACACAACCTCGTTAGTTCCATCCTTTGCGACAGAGTCGGTTGTTGTCGTTCTGTTTACGCTCATGGCTATGGCGTCTCTCATTCAATGTTCGGCGGCTACTTCCTTCTCCGCAACTCGAGGAGGAGACTCTACTGGCTTCTTTTCCCCCTTCACTGCCCGTTTCTCCAAGACCCACAAGTCTCGCCTTCGTTGCTCCTTAGATGATAATGTTTCCGACATGAGCGTTAACGGTTTGTATTTTACCCTTCATTTTGTGGAATCCGAATTCAATTTCGAGGCTACACTTATCTTAgcgctgtttttttttttttttttttttttttttttttatcttttttcatTTTGGGGAGTGCTGGAGGGGAGGGAAATTGAAGGGTGGGATGTGTCAGAAAGTTTAGATAATTTTTGTTAAACTGTAGTTTTGACTTTGCAGCACCGAAAGGGTTGTTTCCGCCGGAACCTGAACATTATCGAGGACCCAAGCTGAAAGTGGCTATTGTTGGAGCTGGGCTTGCAGGCATGTCAACTGCAGTGGAACTCTTGGATCAAGGCCACGAGGTTTAGCTCCTTCTCCctctttttctctcttaatCGTCATGTTTTGAGATTGGATGTTGTGGTTTATTACGTTGTAAAGTTACTTCTGAAGTAAAAGGGAATGATTCCTTGATCGTTGATCAGtttgtttgattttataattCAGGTGTTGAGTGCATTGGGGTATAACAGCTGatgtatttctattttttttatacgttttcttcaaaattctaTCATTCAGGTCGATATATATGAGTCAAGGTCTTTTATTGGTGGCAAAGTTGGTTCCTTTGTTGACAAACGTGGGAATCACATTGAAATGGGTTTGCATGTTTTCTTTGGTTGCTACAACAATCTTTTCCGATTGTTGAAAAAGGTAAGCTGTTTTCACTTGCAGTCAGTGCATAGTCTTCTTCATCTCTAAAACCTGGATTCTTCCTCCCTCTTTTTTAGCCGTGAAACATGTACTGTTCACTTTGTTTTTTGTGTACAATTTTGGGGCATCCGTTTGTTTGTAACTTCTTCAGTGCTTGGGTGACTAGGTGGGTGCACATAACAATCTACTTGTAAAGGATCACACTCACACTTTTGTTAACAAAGGAGGTCAAATTGGAGGTATGGTTTGTGCTTCATTTTCGTCATTATTTTGCTTCTCCACAATTTCCACCACAGCATTGTGAATAACTTTAGTTTTCGTGCGCAGAACTAGATTTTCGCTTCCCAGTTGGAGCACCAATACACGGGATAAGGGCATTTTTGACCACAAATCAGCTTAATGTAATCACATTATATATTCTATTATCATGTTTGTTTAAATTACACGACTTGGTCATCACTCATCAGTATTATGCAGAactagaaaataatatatttgaatcTCCAAAAACGTATATTTGTTCATTTGATTTTCCTCAGTGGGACTATCATTGTACCTAACTTTACATATTGTTTATGAACAGACCTATGACAAGGCTAGAAATGCCGTGGCTCTTGCACAGAGTCCAGTTGTCAAAGCTCTTATTGATCCAGATGGTGCACTGAGGGACATAAGGAATTTGGATAGTGTAAGAGGATTCATTATTTTTCGCTCTATTTCTGAATAATGCTTCCTGATTGTCTGTGCCCCCAGTTTCTGTGTGTTCTTAAACATGCTCTTCCACTCAGCATAGCATAGTCATACATGCACACACATACAATAggagtaagtgtgaaggttctgtGTATACCAAAaagtaaaaatttcaaactaaCTTCCTGGAATCTAAATTTACTGTTTCTCTTTGTATTGATTGTGTTTGTCTATCATCTTTCTCAGTGTCCAAACTTTTTCTTTTAACCAATTTGTGATTTTGTTACAGATTAGTTTTTCAGATTGGTTTTTATCCAAAGGTGGCACACGCATGAGTATTCAGAAAATGTGGGATCCAGTTGCCTATGCGCTTGGGTTTATTGACTGTGATAATATCAGTGCCCGCTGCATGCTTACCATATTTGCATTGTTTGCCACAAAGACTGAGGCTTCCCTTTTGCGAATGCTGAAGGGTTCACCAGACGTTTATCTGAGTGGTCCCATCAGGAAGTACATCACGGATAGAGGGGGCAGGTATAGTTCTAGATAGAAGAATATTTCCACCATGACTTTCCAATTCAATTTTTTCCGTATTTATATCCTCATAAGCTGCTGGAACAGGTTCCATCTTAGATGGGGATGCAGAGAACTACTTTATGACAAAACTGCTGATGGGAGTATTTATGTTACAGGACTTTCCATGTCAAAGGTGATATCTGCTTTCTTGTTTGAATTCTTTACGTGCTTGGTTAGAATACTAGTTACATCCTCAGAATCTTTATAGTTAATACCTTGTTAACTTTTATTTTCGTAGGCTACTGCCAAGAAAATTGTGAAAGCTGATGCTTATGTTGCTGGTTAGTAGATTACTTTTCCTTGGATTTTGTATTCATTCCTTATTTTGCCAATAATCTTCAATAACGCCTTACTGTCATTTACGTGATGCCAGCTTGTGATGTTCCCGGAATTAAGAGATTAATTCCATCGGAATGGAGGGAACAGAAGTTTTTCAATAACATCTATGAACTAGTTGGAGTTCCTGTAGTTACTGTGCAACTCAGATACAATGGTTGGGTTACAGAGTTGCAGGATCTAGAAAAGTCAAGGTAATTCTCTGAATTTTAGGGTCCATATAGAAACTATAGAGTGAGGTACTTTTGTTTGACAATAAAGattgaaatgttttaattttgatCATCATTGTTGAACTTCTTCATGCACGGCAGGCAACTGAGGAAAGCTATTGGGTTGGATAATCTTCTCTATACACCCGATGCAGATTTTTCTTGCTTTGCAGACCTGGCACTTTCATCTCCAGAAGATTATTACATTGAGGGACAAGGATCATTGCTCCAGTAAGTGTTTGTAATTTCAGAGTTCTAAATTTTCACTTTCACTCATCAGTTCATTAACTAACTGGAACAtattttaagaaagattttaagTGACTTGCTTGAGTATTCTGCAGTCAGCATAATCATTATTATACGTGGatcaataaaaacaacttacaGTTGCAGGAATATTGAAAATTTGGACTATATTTTAAGATCTTAAGGTTCCCATTGCTTCATAAATTGCTTTTGGTTCCATGGCTATAAATACATTATCAgctttttttaatcaaaagaAAGAATGCTATTGCATCACTATACAACTTGGAATATTAAACCAGGTTAGCACTACAACCTGTACCGATCATATACAACATTCTTAatacaattaaaagaaaaaagaaatgcaAAAGGAGGGGGACCAAACCAAAACCCACTAATGAAGCCTAATGAGTAAATTTGTCATAGTATTAAAAATTGATCATCAGCATACATATAATATTTGATTTAGTATTGACCTTCTAAGTATATAACGCTAATATCTTTGTCAGATGTGTTCTAACGCCAGGAGATCCATACATGCCCTTACCAAATGATGAAATCATTGCAAGGGTAGCAAAACAGGTTGgttaaaaagaaattatatttctCTTATTCTGGTTTTGGATATTTTCACCGTTGATTTATTAGTGACATGAAAATCGTGCATCAAAAGTTTGAAGCTTATGATGGAGTGTGTTTACTGTGTTGATTTATTTTGATCATTAAGCATTCAACTTCAAATGATATTGTTAAAGATATGATTTGATTACAGTCACCTTTCAATTACACAGAACATAATTACAAGCAATCCTTTGATTATGGTATCAGAGTGGTGACCTGTTTTGTTACTAATCTGTTGCTAGACCGGACTTTTTCACTAGAAGCACTAGCCCCAACTTTCTCACTTTGACCTTCTGTATGGGGTAAACAATACCATTGCAACATTTTATGCTCTTCCGTAGCCACTGCACCCATGAGAATTTTCTTGCTCTCTGACAGCCGCTCCACCCTATGAACACTTCTGCTACCCAAAAGTTTCTCCTCTCCAAGCATTTTTGTTCTCTGGTAGCTCTGTGCTCTCAAAGCATGTTTTGTTTTAGCAGCCGCTGCATTCTCAGAGCATTTTCTGCTCTTCGGCGGCCACTGCACCTTTCAAACACTTTTGTTTTCCTGCAGTGACAACACCCTTTATAAGCATTCTTGTTGTCTAGCAACCGTTGTACCCTATGAGTACTTTTGTTCCCCAGCAACCGCCGTGCTCTTCGAGCATTTATGTTTTGGTCTGCAGTAGCTGCAACAcctttttagtattttttttttctctctagcAGCTATCATGCTGATTTATGACGTTGTTAGAAATCCAAGTGTGGGTTtgagtaaaaatgaaaaagttgaACAACATATAAGGAGTAAAACCCACAAATCCATTGTCTAAGTTTTTTGTTGGAGTTGCTGTCATAGTCTCTTATATGGGTTCACTCATGGTTTATTGGTGTTGAATCTGAATCTCCATAGTGTATGCCCCCTCGATGACCCAACAGTGGAATTAGAGTTGATGGTTCATCTTAGTGACCGACTAAGATGAGTACAATATAGAATGCTCCCTATATCGAAAGTCTCTTCTTGACGGATGTTTCAGGCAATGTCCTGTTATGATGAATGACAGTATAAGTAAGGGTAACCACTGAGGTATTAATGGTTAAAAATGTTTCTACTCGAGGAGTACCAATGTGAAAATGACTCACACTTGAGGAAGAGATTGTTAGGAATCCAAGTCTGAGTTTGAGTTTCACATTAAGTAAAATGAGAAAGTTGAACAACATATAAGGAAGAAGACCCACAAACTCATTGCTTTAAGATTTTTGGTTGAATGTAGTGTCGTAATCTCTTATATGTGTTGACTTATGATTCATTGGTGTCGAATCTCCTAGGTGTATCCTCCTTCAAATGACCCAATAGACACGACCTTGTGATCTGAGCTACCCTTCTCAGACGGTTACTACACTGTCTAACTCTCTCAAGAGGTCTTGCATTGATGACACAACACATAATTACAAACAA encodes the following:
- the LOC137829901 gene encoding zeta-carotene desaturase, chloroplastic/chromoplastic → MAMASLIQCSAATSFSATRGGDSTGFFSPFTARFSKTHKSRLRCSLDDNVSDMSVNAPKGLFPPEPEHYRGPKLKVAIVGAGLAGMSTAVELLDQGHEVDIYESRSFIGGKVGSFVDKRGNHIEMGLHVFFGCYNNLFRLLKKVGAHNNLLVKDHTHTFVNKGGQIGELDFRFPVGAPIHGIRAFLTTNQLNTYDKARNAVALAQSPVVKALIDPDGALRDIRNLDSISFSDWFLSKGGTRMSIQKMWDPVAYALGFIDCDNISARCMLTIFALFATKTEASLLRMLKGSPDVYLSGPIRKYITDRGGRFHLRWGCRELLYDKTADGSIYVTGLSMSKATAKKIVKADAYVAACDVPGIKRLIPSEWREQKFFNNIYELVGVPVVTVQLRYNGWVTELQDLEKSRQLRKAIGLDNLLYTPDADFSCFADLALSSPEDYYIEGQGSLLQCVLTPGDPYMPLPNDEIIARVAKQVLSLFPSAQGLEVTWSSVVKIGQSLYREGPGKDPFRPDQITPVKNFFLAGSYTKQDYIDSMEGATLSGRQASAYICNAGEGLVALRKEVDAELKDDLEFTNTKDELSLV